The Drosophila teissieri strain GT53w chromosome X, Prin_Dtei_1.1, whole genome shotgun sequence genome has a segment encoding these proteins:
- the LOC122623438 gene encoding type II inositol 1,4,5-trisphosphate 5-phosphatase → MDTLSEAVANGAATAATRTIKDIVKERFKEDETIEYIFEAYQIKGPEYSNRLLALVTSQSGGTFAIIAFSYLRTPLTAANELIVNKVFAIDHNFQLRQDSKTSITSQQFDLSTAEDGPIKYYYYATESDHYEEFVAKVISFKSTMAQHDPETVLNFRWLNDYRQIGEVKQELKKRESEYIVYKDIIIYCATWNVNNKTCNDSNNPLRAWLACSEKPPDIYAIGLQELDTPTKAMLNSTQMQALEKQWIDNMMGSVHPDVEYEILMSHRLVATMLTVIVRKQLRQHIIRCRPKSVARGIFNTLGNKGGVAISLQLNEGNICFVNSHLAAHMGNVEERNQDYNAIVEGIRFDDGRTISDHDHIFWLGDLNYRIQEPPGQQRPGPLSDAQTYELLLQYDQLRQEMLRGKCFEGYTEGEIKFRPTYKYDPGTDTYDSSEKQRAPAYCDRVLWKGTRIEQLVYNSIMEIRQSDHKPVYAVFQVKVKTRDEIKYKRVQEEVLKAVDKRENDNQPQINVEKTVIDFGTVRFNEPSTRDFNVYNNCPLPVDFSFKEKDIHAICEPWLHVDPRQDSLLIDSARSIRLKMNANVRTIAGLLRKIRASDNFDILILHVENGRDIFITVTGDYQPSCFGLSMETMCRTDRPLSEYSQDQIKQLMNDESPEYRVTMPREFFLLIDYLYRQGSKQVGAFPSYDSRLSLGAQFNSVRDWLDTWSDDPFPANAETAAQALLLLLDLPEQALLEPVVENLLECTNKSQAMDYISLLSPPKRNVFMHLCMFLRAGIESQFYDLHQVASTFGRILLRSTERAAWMDYHSRCNQFMRLFIDTDVEAMGNGNEGAGTGTGSGSGNRAGLQA, encoded by the exons GGCACGTTCGCCATCATCGCCTTCTCCTACTTGCGCACTCCGCTGACCGCTGCGAACGAGCTGATCGTCAACAAGGTGTTCGCCATCGACCACAATTTCCAGTTGCGACAGG ACAGCAAGACCTCGATCACCTCGCAACAGTTTGACCTGTCCACAGCCGAGGATGGGCCCATCAAGTACTACTACTACGCCACGGAGAGCGACCACTACGAGGAGTTTGTGGCCAAGGTGATTTCCTTCAAGAGCACCATGGCACAGCATGATCCCGAGACGGTGCTTAACTTCAGGTGGCTGAACGACTACCGGCAAATCGGAGAGGTGAAGCAGGAGCTGAAGAAGCGGGAGAGCGAGTACATTGTCTACAAGGACATCAT AATCTACTGCGCCACTTGGAATGTGAACAACAAGACCTGCAACGACAGCAACAATCCGCTGCGAGCCTGGCTGGCATGCAGTGAAAAGCCGCCGGACATCTACGCGATTGGACTGCAGGAGCTGGACACTCCCACAAAGGCTATGTTGAACTCCACCCAGATGCAGGCCCTCGAGAAGCAGtggat CGATAATATGATGGGGAGCGTCCACCCAGACGTGGAGTACGAGATCCTAATGTCGCACCGCCTGGTGGCCACTATGTTGACGGTCATTGTGCGCAAGCAGCTGCGACAGCACATCATCCGTTGCCGGCCCAAGTCGGTGGCCCGCGGCATCTTCAATACGCTTGGCAACAAGGGCGGCGTCGCCATCAGCCTGCAGCTCAACGAGGGCAACATCTGCTTTGTGAACTCCCACCTGGCGGCCCACATGGGCAACGTGGAGGAGCGGAATCAGGACTACAATGCCATCGTGGAGGGCATACGCTTCGACGACGGACGAACAATCAGTGACCATGA TCACATCTTCTGGCTGGGCGATTTGAATTACCGCATCCAGGAGCCGCCTGGCCAACAGCGACCAGGACCACTGAGCGATGCCCAGACCTACGAGCTGCTCCTGCAGTACGACCAGCTGCGTCAGGAGATGCTGCGTGGAAAGTGCTTCGAGGGCTACACCGAGGGCGAGATCAAGTTCCGGCCGACGTACAAGTATGATCCGGGCACGGACACCTACGACAGCAGCGAGAAGCAGCGTGCGCCGGCCTACTGCGATCGAGTGCTCTGGAAGGGCACGCGCATCGAGCAGCTGGTCTACAACAGCATCATGGAGATTCGCCAGAGCGATCACAAGCCCGTGTACGCCGTGTTTCAGGTGAAGGTCAAGACGCGCGACGAGATCAAGTACAAACGGGTCCAGGAGGAGGTGCTGAAAGCAGTGGATAAACGGGAGAACGACAACCAGCCGCAGATCAATGTCGAGAAGACGGTCATCGATTTCGGAACAGTGCGTTTCAACGAGCCGAGCACGCGGGACTTCAACGTCTATAACAACTGCCCACTACCTGTGGACTTCAGTTTCAAAGAGAAGGACATACACGCCATCTGCGAGCCATGGCTGCACGTCGATCCGCGCCAAGACTCGCTGCTGATCGACTCCGCCCGAAGCATTCGGCTGAAAATGAACGCCAATGTGCGGACCATTGCCGGATTGCTGCGCAAGATCCGCGCCAGCGACAACTTCGATATTCTCATCCTCCACGTGGAGAACGGGCGGGACATCTTCATCACGGTTACCGGCGACTATCAGCCCAGTTGCTTTGGCCTTTCCATGGAGACGATGTGCCGCACCGATCGACCACTAAGCGAGTACTCTCAAGATCAGATTAAGCAGCTG ATGAATGACGAATCACCGGAATACCGTGTGACGATGCCCCGGGAATTCTTTCTGCTGATCGACTACCTGTACAGGCAGGGCTCCAAGCAGGTGGGGGCCTTCCCGTCCTATGACTCGCGTCTCTCCCTCGGTGCTCAGTTTAATTCGGTGCGCGACTGGTTGGACACCTGGTCGGATGATCCGTTCC CTGCCAACGCCGAGACGGCTGCGCAGgcgctgctgcttttgctggaTCTGCCGGAGCAAGCGCTGCTGGAGCCGGTGGTCGAGAACCTGCTGGAGTGCACCAACAAGTCGCAGGCCATGGACTACATTTCGCTGTTGAGCCCTCCGAAGCGCAATGTTTTCATGCACCTGTGTATGTTCCTGCGCGCGGGCATCGAGAGTCAGTTCTACGATCTGCATCAAGTCG CCTCCACCTTTGGCCGCATTCTGTTGCGCAGCACCGAGCGTGCCGCGTGGATGGACTACCACAGCCGCTGCAATCAGTTCATGAGGCTCTTCATCGACACCGACGTCGAGGCGATGGGCAACGGCAATGAGGGCGCCGGAACTGGAACAGGCTCCGGATCCGGGAACCGGGCCGGTCTGCAGGCATAG
- the LOC122623440 gene encoding carnosine N-methyltransferase isoform X2 encodes MSSMDCATFPMHPKMDEQLARAFAANEEEEEKHIQKVQNAFLYYGPYACQRLKRSMDYLNSLSGEDQIMLARYRGHLECVRTCIDRNQAVIREILRERVLYPAEEATGDPSADRWEFDEPPPNVRHGDMDQAQSTLKLIARDWSTEGALEREQSYKPIIDSIVEYYKPSDFELKEIKILVPGAGLGRLTYELACLGYSCEGNEFSYFMLIASNFVLNLCDYENKYVLYPWVHQYVNNLRREDQVAAVRFPDVCPLKNPPKGHFEIAAGDFLEVYKTPNAYNCVATCFFIDCANNVIDFIRTIYKILVPGGIWVNLGPLLYHYSDVSGQNSIEPTFEDLCIIMESVGFVIETSRTGIRTKYAQNPSSMKQSEYQSLFWVCRKPDTFEEQRGKRKASREPHDLIVREDSEEEEEEEQQPEQNEMGQKQQLKTLAMANGDTEMKAQPT; translated from the exons ATGAGCTCCATGGACTGCGCCACGTTCCCGATGCATCCCAAAATGGACGAGCAGCTGGCCCGGGCGTTCGCCGccaacgaggaggaggaggagaagcacATTCAGAAGGTCCAGAACGCCTTCCTTTACTATGg GCCATATGCGTGCCAGCGGCTAAAGCGCTCCATGGATTACCTGAACAGCCTGTCTGGCGAGGATCAAATCATGCTAGCCAGGTACCGAGGGCATCTGGAGTGCGTGCGCACGTGCATCGATCGCAACCAGGCGGTTATCCGTGAAATACTGCGGGAGCGCGTCCTCTATCCGGCGGAGGAAGCGACTGGGGATCCTTCGGCGGACCGGTGGGAGTTTGACGAGCCGCCGCCAAATGTGAGGCACGGTGACATGGACCAG GCCCAGTCGACGTTGAAGTTGATTGCGCGCGACTGGAGCACTGAAGGAGCCTTGGAGCGGGAGCAGTCCTATAAACCAATCATCGACAGCATCGTCGAGTACTACAAGCCCAGCGATTT CGAGCTGAAGGAGATAAAGATCCTGGTGCCGGGAGCGGGACTGGGACGGCTCACCTACGAGCTTGCATGCTTGGGATACTCGTGCGAGGGCAACGAGTTTTCCTACTTCATGCTGATCGCCTCCAATTTTGTCCTCAACCT CTGCGATTACGAGAACAAGTACGTGCTATACCCGTGGGTGCACCAGTATGTGAATAACTTAAGGCGCGAGGATCAGGTGGCCGCCGTTCGGTTTCCAGACGTCTGCCCGCTTAAAAATCCACCCAAAGGACATTTCGAAATAGCAGCAGGGGACTTTCTGGAGGTCTACAAGACGCCGAACGCCTACAACTGCGTGGCCACGTGCTTCTTCATAGATTGTGCCAATAACGTCATTGACTTCATACGCACAATTTACAA AATCCTCGTGCCGGGTGGTATTTGGGTGAATCTCGGACCGCTGCTGTACCATTACAGCGACGTCAGCGGGCAAAACAGCATCGAGCCGACGTTCGAGGACCTATGCATCATCATGGAAAGTGTCGGATTCGTGATCGAGACATCGCGCACCGGCATCCGAACCAAGTACGCCCAGAATCCGTCTTCAATGAAGCAGAGCGAGTACCAGAGCCTCTTCTGGGTTTGCCGCAAGCCGGATACGTTTGAGGAGCAGCGGGGCAAACGCAAGGCCTCCAGGGAGCCACACGATCTCATTGTTCGCGAGGacagcgaggaggaggaggaggaggagcaacaGCCAGAACAGAATGAAATGGGACAAAAACAGCAACTAAAAACACTGGCCATGGCCAATGGTGATACTGAGATGAAGGCCCAGCCAACGTga
- the LOC122623439 gene encoding protein SMG9, producing MAEPRRRFRNKKRDDPCSGLLAPVTIARREDAARMIQPKILLKKDRDRDQETWDRERDKDRKLERDRETESSPSCYPDTPAALKTIIINRTSEVRPADRCQMSLVGGALAQGSGHFSGVPSPSVCAALASSAPPGRDKGNCSGGAGTAGTSSGAPNAIQELQPPRMNRPTPLIVANGVFNANARKLFHKSNTDFTVIGVLGGQSSGKSTLLNLLAAERSLDYDYYQHLFSPEADECIFATRHKVKPNNGQKSILRPRTETLQFFITRERHILLDTPPLLPVGKEPDHQDLHSLATMAQLLSVCHVLILVIDGLAVEQLRLINAALRLRPTFPCKGYVRDHLPQVVFVRTRAQRIDFEPQQRERLDKKLAYLYGPTGLPIYRGRGDARCINTFLLPEVGSNKATAFHSCLGEVVRQFRERILGSTRISMCHTSTELSEAIWFEILAESARKGAPHFEKIYAEIKLRHLDTRCQWRSDNWRTFSSSAES from the coding sequence ATGGCTGAGCCCCGTCGCCGTTTCCGTAACAAGAAGCGGGATGATCCTTGTTCCGGCCTCCTGGCACCCGTGACCATTGCCCGGCGCGAGGACGCCGCCCGCATGATACAGCCGAAAATTCTGCTGAAGAAGGATCGCGATCGGGACCAAGAGACCTGGGACAGAGAGCGGGACAAGGACCGGAAGCTGGAGAGGGACAGGGAGACGGAGTCGAGTCCTAGTTGTTACCCAGATACACCGGCGGCCCTCAAAACGATCATCATCAATCGCACGAGTGAGGTGCGGCCGGCAGACAGGTGCCAGATGTCTCTGGTCGGAGGTGCTCTTGCCCAGGGAAGCGGGCATTTTTCCGGCGTGCCATCCCCCTCCGTTTGCGCCGCACTGGCTAGCTCGGCGCCACCTGGCCGGGACAAGGGTAACTGCAGTGGTGGTGCCGGAACAGCTGGCACCTCGTCCGGAGCTCCGAATGCTATCCAGGAGCTGCAGCCGCCACGCATGAACCGTCCCACCCCTCTCATCGTGGCCAATGGCGTTTTTAATGCCAATGCCCGAAAGCTCTTCCACAAATCCAATACGGATTTCACCGTCATCGGCGTCCTGGGTGGTCAGAGTTCCGGGAAGAGCACACTGCTCAATCTCCTGGCCGCAGAGCGGTCTCTGGACTACGACTACTACCAACATCTATTCTCTCCCGAGGCGGATGAATGCATCTTTGCCACGCGTCACAAGGTCAAGCCGAACAACGGGCAGAAGAGCATATTGCGTCCTCGCACGGAGACCCTGCAGTTTTTCATCACCCGGGAACGTCACATACTGCTGGACACACCACCGCTGCTGCCTGTGGGCAAGGAGCCGGATCACCAGGATCTGCACTCTCTGGCGACCATGGCGCAACTATTGAGCGTATGCCATGTATTGATTTTAGTCATTGACGGCTTGGCCGTGGAGCAATTGCGTCTGATAAACGCTGCTCTTCGCCTTAGACCGACGTTTCCCTGCAAAGGCTATGTGCGGGATCACTTGCCGCAGGTGGTATTCGTACGCACACGTGCCCAGCGAATAGACTTCGAGCCACAGCAGCGGGAGCGACTGGACAAAAAGCTGGCGTACCTATACGGGCCCACGGGTCTGCCCATTTACCGGGGAAGAGGCGATGCACGGTGCATTAACACCTTCCTGCTGCCGGAGGTGGGGAGCAACAAAGCCACCGCTTTTCACTCGTGCCTCGGCGAAGTGGTGCGTCAGTTCCGAGAACGTATCCTCGGATCCACGCGGATCTCTATGTGCCACACCAGCACCGAACTCAGCGAGGCCATCTGGTTTGAGATCCTAGCCGAAAGTGCTCGCAAGGGGGCTCCGCATTTCGAGAAGATCTACGCAGAGATCAAGCTGCGCCACCTGGACACCCGCTGTCAGTGGCGATCGGACAATTGGCGCACCTTCTCTTCCAGTGCCGAGAGCTGA
- the LOC122624479 gene encoding protein KTI12 homolog, with protein MPIVVITGLPASGKSTRARQLRDHFVERGRKVHLISENEAVPKAGFGKNSHAGDSQKEKVVRSDLKSEASRHLNQEDLVILDAGNYIKGYRYELYCMSKVSRTTQCTLFCCIPQEQAWTFNGLRTSADELPGDSETEQPVDNSDVPYTRESFDALCQRYEEPQSNNRWDSPLVVVLPEDTLDMEAIYKALYESQPLPPNQSTYNAPLGATNYLFELDKIVKEIIKEILGAVKIKAFGQLRIPGSRNPVKVATSMNALQLNRLRQKFITSTCHASQTSPTPLKQVPHLFVQFINANTIGC; from the exons ATGCCCATCGTGGTGATTACGGGTCTGCCGGCCAGCGGAAAGAGCACACGTGCCCGCCAGCTGCGCGATCACTTCGTGGAACGCGGCAGGAAGGTGCATCTAATCAGCGAAAATGAGGCAGTGCCCAAGGCGGGCTTTGGCAAGAATTCCCATGCAGGTGATTCTCAGAAGGAGAAGGTGGTGCGCAGCGATCTGAAGTCGGAAGCCTCGCGGCACCTCAACCAGGAGGATCTGGTCATCCTGGACGCCGGGAACTACATCAAGG GCTACCGCTACGAATTGTACTGCATGTCCAAGGTGTCGAGGACCACCCAGTGCACTCTATTTTGCTGCATACCCCAGGAGCAGGCGTGGACCTTCAATGGCCTACGAACGTCGGCGGATGAGCTGCCCGGCGACAGTGAAACGGAGCAGCCGGTGGACAACTCGGATGTCCCCTATACCCGAGAGTCTTTCGATGCTCTGTGCCAGCGCTATGAGGAGCCGCAGAGCAACAACCGTTGGGACAGTCCTCTGGTGGTAGTCCTACCCGAGGACACGCTCGACATGGAGGCCATCTACAAGGCTTTGTACGAGTCCCAGCCACTACCACCCAACCAGAGTACTTATAAT GCACCGCTTGGAGCGACCAACTACCTTTTCGAACTGGACAAAATCGTGAAGGAGATCATCAAAGAGATCCTCGGCGCCGTCAAGATCAAGGCCTTCGGCCAGCTGCGCATCCCTGGAAGCAGAAATCCCGTAAAGGTCGCCACTTCGATGAACGCCCTCCAGCTGAACCGCCTGCGCCAGAAGTTCATCACGAGCACGTGTCACGCCAGCCAGACGTCTCCCACTCCGCTGAAGCAGGTGCCGCACCTGTTCGTGCAGTTCATCAATGCCAACACGATCGGCTGCTAG
- the LOC122623440 gene encoding carnosine N-methyltransferase isoform X1: MSSMDCATFPMHPKMDEQLARAFAANEEEEEKHIQKVQNAFLYYGPYACQRLKRSMDYLNSLSGEDQIMLARYRGHLECVRTCIDRNQAVIREILRERVLYPAEEATGDPSADRWEFDEPPPNVRHGDMDQIDIPFDEADVEPLKILKAQSTLKLIARDWSTEGALEREQSYKPIIDSIVEYYKPSDFELKEIKILVPGAGLGRLTYELACLGYSCEGNEFSYFMLIASNFVLNLCDYENKYVLYPWVHQYVNNLRREDQVAAVRFPDVCPLKNPPKGHFEIAAGDFLEVYKTPNAYNCVATCFFIDCANNVIDFIRTIYKILVPGGIWVNLGPLLYHYSDVSGQNSIEPTFEDLCIIMESVGFVIETSRTGIRTKYAQNPSSMKQSEYQSLFWVCRKPDTFEEQRGKRKASREPHDLIVREDSEEEEEEEQQPEQNEMGQKQQLKTLAMANGDTEMKAQPT; this comes from the exons ATGAGCTCCATGGACTGCGCCACGTTCCCGATGCATCCCAAAATGGACGAGCAGCTGGCCCGGGCGTTCGCCGccaacgaggaggaggaggagaagcacATTCAGAAGGTCCAGAACGCCTTCCTTTACTATGg GCCATATGCGTGCCAGCGGCTAAAGCGCTCCATGGATTACCTGAACAGCCTGTCTGGCGAGGATCAAATCATGCTAGCCAGGTACCGAGGGCATCTGGAGTGCGTGCGCACGTGCATCGATCGCAACCAGGCGGTTATCCGTGAAATACTGCGGGAGCGCGTCCTCTATCCGGCGGAGGAAGCGACTGGGGATCCTTCGGCGGACCGGTGGGAGTTTGACGAGCCGCCGCCAAATGTGAGGCACGGTGACATGGACCAG ATTGATATTCCATTCGATGAAGCTGACGTTGAACCTCTAAAAATTTTAAAGGCCCAGTCGACGTTGAAGTTGATTGCGCGCGACTGGAGCACTGAAGGAGCCTTGGAGCGGGAGCAGTCCTATAAACCAATCATCGACAGCATCGTCGAGTACTACAAGCCCAGCGATTT CGAGCTGAAGGAGATAAAGATCCTGGTGCCGGGAGCGGGACTGGGACGGCTCACCTACGAGCTTGCATGCTTGGGATACTCGTGCGAGGGCAACGAGTTTTCCTACTTCATGCTGATCGCCTCCAATTTTGTCCTCAACCT CTGCGATTACGAGAACAAGTACGTGCTATACCCGTGGGTGCACCAGTATGTGAATAACTTAAGGCGCGAGGATCAGGTGGCCGCCGTTCGGTTTCCAGACGTCTGCCCGCTTAAAAATCCACCCAAAGGACATTTCGAAATAGCAGCAGGGGACTTTCTGGAGGTCTACAAGACGCCGAACGCCTACAACTGCGTGGCCACGTGCTTCTTCATAGATTGTGCCAATAACGTCATTGACTTCATACGCACAATTTACAA AATCCTCGTGCCGGGTGGTATTTGGGTGAATCTCGGACCGCTGCTGTACCATTACAGCGACGTCAGCGGGCAAAACAGCATCGAGCCGACGTTCGAGGACCTATGCATCATCATGGAAAGTGTCGGATTCGTGATCGAGACATCGCGCACCGGCATCCGAACCAAGTACGCCCAGAATCCGTCTTCAATGAAGCAGAGCGAGTACCAGAGCCTCTTCTGGGTTTGCCGCAAGCCGGATACGTTTGAGGAGCAGCGGGGCAAACGCAAGGCCTCCAGGGAGCCACACGATCTCATTGTTCGCGAGGacagcgaggaggaggaggaggaggagcaacaGCCAGAACAGAATGAAATGGGACAAAAACAGCAACTAAAAACACTGGCCATGGCCAATGGTGATACTGAGATGAAGGCCCAGCCAACGTga